In a single window of the Coprothermobacter proteolyticus DSM 5265 genome:
- the mrdA gene encoding penicillin-binding protein 2: protein MRNRAFYALGLLVVLIAGGFIWRLHFLQIQQYDYYATREKNNYTRYVTEEPIRGRILDTKGRVLAYDQTAYNVAVVPALSKNATTTKENLFKLGAKAEDVEAAFENSKLYPFQPMVVIQDISESNRLKVLEVENHDPAIKLVLGSKRVYPYGQLGAFITGYVGMASKEDLQRDENLRPSSIVGKMAAEKVFDSYLRGQPGITEVLVDVTGRVVKEKLVSTPVKGYDVYLTVDMDLQKVAWDAVANEVGGVIAANPRDGSIYALVSKPSFDPNVFVKGIDSATWKEYEKNSSLVNRMTMSQIPPGSTFKVVTGLAGLYYHAITPDFTINDPGYLQLGSARVWNYRHRSWGKVDFEKGLAVSNNVYFGTVGLRTGIDKIYEVAKTMGLTDYPWIEYDAVSKGIIPNQQWKKEVVGEPWYPGDTVNTSIGQGYVAVSPMLMAQVYQQIINDGELYKFRFLKEVRDGKTVVFKAEPESRPQSTIYKNWFPVIRNGMEAGVDWGLLTGLKSSMYTAAGKSGTAETERANKYHKWLIAYANRNNPEIMVVSLRLYTTDTEPVKITKTVMEGYFRGKSAVR, encoded by the coding sequence ATGCGGAATAGGGCCTTTTATGCTCTGGGTTTGCTGGTAGTACTCATTGCGGGCGGGTTTATTTGGCGGCTTCACTTTCTCCAAATTCAGCAGTATGACTACTATGCGACCAGGGAGAAAAACAATTACACACGCTATGTGACTGAAGAGCCCATCAGGGGACGGATTTTAGATACAAAGGGCAGAGTTCTTGCTTACGACCAGACTGCATACAATGTGGCTGTGGTGCCCGCTTTGTCAAAAAATGCAACTACGACTAAAGAAAACCTGTTTAAGCTGGGCGCCAAAGCAGAAGATGTGGAAGCCGCCTTTGAAAACAGCAAACTTTATCCCTTTCAGCCCATGGTTGTCATACAGGATATATCAGAATCTAACCGCTTAAAGGTTCTGGAAGTAGAAAACCATGATCCTGCCATAAAACTGGTTTTAGGCTCCAAACGTGTTTACCCTTATGGGCAACTGGGTGCTTTTATCACTGGCTATGTGGGAATGGCCTCCAAGGAAGATCTGCAGCGTGATGAAAATTTGCGGCCAAGTAGCATTGTAGGAAAAATGGCTGCGGAAAAGGTTTTTGACAGCTACTTAAGAGGCCAGCCTGGCATAACTGAGGTCTTGGTTGATGTTACCGGACGCGTGGTTAAGGAAAAGTTGGTTTCAACGCCAGTAAAGGGGTATGACGTGTACCTCACTGTTGATATGGATTTGCAGAAAGTGGCCTGGGATGCGGTTGCAAACGAAGTTGGTGGAGTCATAGCAGCCAATCCAAGGGATGGTAGCATTTATGCTTTGGTTTCTAAGCCCAGCTTTGACCCAAATGTGTTTGTGAAAGGTATTGACAGTGCAACGTGGAAAGAGTATGAGAAGAACAGCAGCTTAGTAAACAGAATGACCATGTCTCAGATTCCTCCTGGGTCCACTTTCAAGGTGGTAACAGGCTTAGCTGGACTCTATTATCACGCTATAACGCCTGACTTCACCATTAATGATCCCGGTTACCTTCAGCTTGGTTCCGCTCGGGTCTGGAACTACCGTCACAGAAGTTGGGGCAAGGTTGACTTTGAGAAAGGACTCGCTGTGTCCAACAATGTGTATTTCGGGACGGTTGGGTTACGCACCGGCATAGATAAGATTTACGAGGTAGCAAAGACTATGGGCCTTACTGATTATCCTTGGATAGAGTATGATGCTGTTAGCAAGGGAATTATTCCTAATCAGCAGTGGAAAAAGGAAGTGGTAGGCGAGCCTTGGTATCCAGGAGATACAGTGAACACCAGTATTGGTCAAGGTTATGTGGCGGTTTCGCCCATGCTTATGGCTCAGGTGTATCAACAGATTATTAACGACGGTGAACTTTACAAGTTCAGGTTCCTAAAGGAAGTTCGCGACGGTAAGACGGTGGTATTTAAAGCTGAACCCGAGTCACGCCCTCAATCCACCATTTACAAAAACTGGTTTCCCGTCATCAGGAATGGTATGGAAGCAGGCGTGGACTGGGGTTTGCTCACGGGGCTAAAGTCCAGTATGTATACGGCGGCTGGCAAGAGCGGTACTGCTGAGACTGAGAGAGCGAACAAATACCATAAGTGGCTTATTGCATATGCAAATCGTAATAATCCTGAGATAATGGTGGTATCCTTAAGGCTTTATACTACAGATACAGAGCCTGTTAAAATTACTAAAACGGTCATGGAGGGTTATTTCCGTGGAAAATCAGCAGTACGTTAA
- the minD gene encoding septum site-determining protein MinD produces MAGQCIVVTSGKGGVGKTTITANVGYALASLGKKVLLIDGDIGLKNLDSVLGLERRVVYDLFDVITNRIELEDALVKDKRLPDNLFLLAASQSHFKEDVPEEKFSEVVEEAKALFEYVLVDSPAGIEHGFRISSRFADRAVVVTVPEVPSIRDVDRVVGLLENYRVSVDGVVVNRLNQTLVRQGNMLSPQDILDLLEIPLLGVVPEDTLIVQAVNQGDPLVYKYPNSAVARAYTNIAHKLLDPEYVPQETKKSRGFWSLFGFLRGEG; encoded by the coding sequence ATGGCTGGGCAGTGTATTGTAGTGACATCTGGAAAGGGAGGCGTAGGTAAAACCACAATAACAGCTAATGTGGGGTACGCCCTGGCTTCCCTTGGTAAGAAAGTGCTTCTCATTGATGGAGATATTGGCCTTAAGAATCTGGACAGCGTGCTTGGGTTAGAACGGAGGGTTGTCTACGACTTGTTCGATGTGATAACCAACAGGATTGAACTTGAAGATGCTTTAGTTAAAGACAAAAGATTACCTGACAATTTGTTCTTATTGGCAGCTTCGCAGAGCCACTTTAAGGAGGATGTACCTGAGGAGAAGTTTAGTGAAGTGGTGGAAGAGGCAAAAGCGTTGTTCGAATACGTACTTGTGGACAGCCCTGCTGGCATTGAGCACGGTTTTAGAATTAGTAGTCGTTTTGCTGACCGAGCAGTAGTGGTAACTGTGCCTGAAGTTCCCAGTATTCGTGATGTGGATCGAGTGGTCGGGCTCTTGGAGAACTATCGAGTATCTGTGGACGGCGTAGTAGTAAACAGGCTAAACCAGACCTTGGTACGGCAGGGTAATATGCTTTCACCCCAGGATATTCTGGATCTGTTGGAAATACCACTTCTTGGTGTGGTTCCAGAGGACACACTCATTGTTCAAGCGGTAAACCAAGGGGATCCACTGGTTTATAAGTATCCGAACTCAGCGGTGGCACGTGCTTACACGAACATTGCCCATAAACTGCTGGATCCCGAGTATGTTCCTCAAGAAACTAAGAAATCAAGAGGCTTTTGGTCTCTATTCGGCTTTCTCAGAGGTGAGGGATAA
- the minE gene encoding cell division topological specificity factor MinE: MSWFTDLFGRHTKNDAKQRLEVMLIHDRGIFDNADLEQMEKEILTVVKRYADIETGAAEICTDKLDNGRLLLSIRVPVRGQKSRR, from the coding sequence ATGTCTTGGTTCACTGACTTGTTTGGGCGGCACACGAAAAATGATGCTAAGCAGCGTCTTGAGGTCATGCTCATACATGATCGTGGAATATTTGATAATGCTGACCTGGAGCAGATGGAGAAAGAGATTCTGACGGTGGTAAAGCGCTATGCTGACATTGAGACTGGTGCGGCTGAAATTTGCACAGATAAGTTGGACAATGGCAGATTACTGCTCAGCATAAGAGTTCCTGTGAGGGGCCAAAAGAGTAGACGGTGA
- a CDS encoding FtsW/RodA/SpoVE family cell cycle protein: protein MKIRLVFGLICVVSAFALVFFGLVGISAATQPGYEFSGFMTDYVRTQLIAFAAGLLVGLIILYVGFAYVLKVAPYLAVVSVILLLITLVMGEEAYGAQRWISFGSFQFQPSELAKLSLPLLLVWINGRFSGVKKWAISLVGAMSYVVLVLVQPDLGTSIVLLVEFIAYLVIEGVNWGILLSGLYMVILAFPILWDKALKEYQKRRLLSFLNPFDDPSGSGYNLIQAWTAIGSGGLKGKGLDNAYFLYYGYLPVDHADFIFATISYVLGFWGAVSLLALMCSFVLGGVGFAFFVPDSKQKEFCFIVLCAWLIQFAVNIGMNLGLMPITGIPLPFISYGGSALLMNMVMLFTFLSYRPEPETH from the coding sequence GTGAAAATAAGGCTAGTTTTTGGTTTGATCTGTGTCGTTAGTGCTTTTGCTTTGGTTTTCTTTGGTTTAGTAGGTATCTCTGCAGCTACGCAACCTGGCTATGAGTTTAGCGGCTTCATGACTGATTATGTCAGAACCCAACTGATTGCTTTTGCGGCGGGACTCTTGGTGGGTCTTATTATTCTGTATGTGGGGTTTGCTTACGTGCTAAAAGTTGCTCCATATTTGGCAGTTGTCAGTGTGATTTTACTTTTGATCACTTTGGTCATGGGTGAAGAGGCTTATGGTGCCCAGAGATGGATATCCTTTGGCTCTTTTCAATTTCAACCTTCAGAGCTTGCAAAGTTGTCTTTACCCCTGCTTCTTGTTTGGATAAATGGTCGCTTCAGTGGTGTTAAGAAGTGGGCCATAAGTCTTGTTGGTGCTATGTCTTATGTGGTACTGGTGCTAGTTCAGCCAGATTTAGGGACTAGCATTGTCTTGCTGGTGGAGTTTATAGCCTACTTAGTTATTGAAGGTGTTAACTGGGGCATTTTACTTTCAGGGCTTTACATGGTAATCTTGGCCTTTCCAATTCTTTGGGATAAAGCTCTTAAGGAATACCAAAAACGTCGTCTTCTCAGCTTTTTAAATCCCTTCGATGATCCTTCTGGTTCTGGCTACAATCTAATTCAAGCATGGACAGCCATTGGAAGTGGTGGTTTAAAGGGTAAAGGCCTTGATAATGCCTATTTTCTTTATTATGGCTATCTGCCTGTTGACCATGCCGACTTCATATTTGCAACGATTTCCTACGTACTGGGTTTTTGGGGTGCGGTGAGCTTGTTGGCGCTCATGTGCTCTTTTGTCTTGGGCGGGGTAGGATTTGCGTTCTTTGTTCCTGATAGTAAGCAGAAAGAGTTCTGTTTTATTGTCCTATGCGCCTGGCTTATCCAATTTGCGGTAAACATTGGAATGAATTTGGGACTTATGCCCATAACTGGTATTCCGCTGCCTTTCATAAGCTATGGTGGGTCTGCTCTTCTCATGAACATGGTTATGCTTTTCACTTTTCTTTCTTACAGACCCGAACCTGAGACCCATTAG
- a CDS encoding M16 family metallopeptidase: MNIETLNTEFPSLYVKRDTSVFSITIAIPGGAMAEEEGQYGYAHLLEHMLFRGTRTYATSKDLAMEIEGVGGRYNGFTTYDAIYLTATVPANYWQNAVKVLFSLAYEPLLEETALSTEKQVVISEIQMAQDQPEERAYSHLQKTMWNGHRLREDVIGRRKDIENATKTKLYIFWEKLIYQKPCVAIAGPIDGKVLESFLRNVYIPSPLVDPIKHMERPEFTPGSSRIKEDTQQTYYRLALQACEAARDDIFVYQLISNILGGSSFSQLFLRIREEEGLSYSVYSTVEATSVAGALIVSCDLKPKGLDRTKSIIQEEIERLSQAKLTVDELDRFKRFTVGAYTMSLESTSSISLLLADRFVTRNRVWDPQSEIQYINSISVDLISENLKHSMEAGSAEVILGP; this comes from the coding sequence ATGAACATAGAAACATTGAACACTGAATTTCCTTCGCTTTACGTAAAAAGAGACACTAGCGTTTTTTCTATAACCATTGCCATACCAGGCGGAGCTATGGCTGAAGAAGAAGGCCAATACGGATACGCACATTTACTGGAACATATGCTCTTTAGAGGAACGCGCACTTACGCAACAAGCAAGGATTTAGCCATGGAGATAGAAGGTGTAGGCGGACGTTACAACGGTTTCACTACTTATGATGCCATATACCTAACAGCAACCGTACCTGCAAACTACTGGCAAAATGCTGTGAAAGTTTTGTTCAGCCTAGCTTACGAGCCTTTATTAGAAGAAACTGCTCTTTCCACTGAAAAACAGGTTGTTATAAGCGAGATCCAGATGGCACAAGACCAGCCCGAGGAGAGAGCTTATTCACATCTGCAGAAAACGATGTGGAATGGCCATCGTTTGCGTGAAGACGTTATTGGCAGGCGGAAAGACATCGAGAACGCCACCAAAACCAAACTCTACATTTTCTGGGAAAAGTTGATCTACCAAAAGCCCTGTGTGGCCATAGCCGGCCCCATTGACGGTAAAGTGTTGGAGAGCTTCCTTAGGAATGTTTACATTCCTTCCCCGTTGGTGGATCCCATTAAGCATATGGAAAGACCAGAGTTCACTCCGGGTAGCTCAAGAATTAAAGAAGACACACAACAGACCTATTATAGGCTTGCTTTGCAAGCTTGTGAAGCAGCAAGGGATGACATCTTTGTCTACCAACTCATATCAAACATTCTCGGTGGATCCAGCTTTAGTCAGTTGTTTTTGCGCATACGTGAAGAAGAAGGCCTTAGCTATTCAGTGTACTCCACGGTGGAAGCAACTTCGGTAGCAGGTGCATTAATTGTTTCTTGTGATTTGAAACCAAAGGGGCTAGACAGAACAAAGAGTATTATTCAAGAGGAGATAGAAAGGCTTTCACAAGCAAAGCTCACGGTGGATGAACTGGATAGGTTTAAGAGGTTCACCGTTGGCGCTTACACCATGAGCTTGGAATCCACCTCAAGTATTTCTCTGCTTTTGGCAGACAGATTTGTTACCCGAAACCGTGTCTGGGACCCTCAAAGCGAAATTCAGTACATTAACAGCATTAGTGTGGACCTTATCAGTGAAAACCTGAAACACAGTATGGAAGCCGGATCTGCTGAAGTAATCCTGGGACCCTAA
- a CDS encoding S4 domain-containing protein: protein MRLDKFLKESGIIKRRTLAQRIIQAGYVKINGKLAKQSDPVKVDDMIEVDTPVAYTRYVVINVERPSKAELQERIKKTDDFS from the coding sequence ATGAGGCTGGATAAGTTTCTCAAAGAAAGCGGTATCATTAAGCGACGCACGTTAGCACAAAGAATAATTCAGGCAGGTTACGTTAAAATAAACGGCAAATTAGCAAAACAATCGGATCCTGTGAAAGTCGACGACATGATCGAAGTGGATACACCTGTGGCTTATACGCGCTATGTGGTGATAAACGTGGAACGCCCCTCAAAAGCAGAACTCCAAGAAAGAATCAAGAAAACAGATGATTTTTCGTAA
- a CDS encoding MazG family protein has product MKRYKVIKGLDVCVETETEAEGTSKEKCGQIRLPREVIDWQQVLEDVWKGLLTNKDGTVVVTSNLENALFFSNLFLQSLGYTPQRAALELQSVFELPEPPSFGSSDCHCTLPKTVGFQFMRFKKIVENLRERCPWDREVTPYQLVTLSREELSELMEAISNQDMDNYAEELGDLWLHLLLHSVIAEENDAFELADVLTKASEKAISRHPHVFASDHDADAATVLSKWQERKGKNSDDESVPPNVFTWALRLQDEAHHHGLDWEDPMQLKDKLEEEFEELRCAFESGQTQSMKDEVGDLLFTVVNLARLLNVDPEDALLHSSKKFQRRLKYVTEHQAENDLETLWEESKNEAG; this is encoded by the coding sequence ATGAAGCGATATAAGGTCATAAAAGGATTGGACGTGTGTGTTGAGACAGAGACAGAAGCAGAAGGAACCAGTAAAGAAAAGTGTGGACAAATACGCTTACCGAGAGAAGTGATTGACTGGCAGCAGGTTTTGGAAGATGTCTGGAAAGGCCTCCTAACTAACAAAGATGGCACTGTGGTAGTGACTAGCAATTTGGAAAATGCTTTGTTTTTCTCGAATCTTTTCTTGCAGAGCTTAGGTTATACCCCTCAGAGAGCCGCCTTGGAGTTGCAGAGCGTTTTTGAGTTACCAGAGCCCCCCTCATTTGGAAGTTCTGATTGCCACTGCACACTGCCCAAAACGGTAGGTTTTCAGTTCATGCGCTTTAAGAAGATAGTCGAAAACCTCAGAGAAAGATGCCCATGGGACCGAGAAGTTACTCCGTACCAGTTAGTCACATTGAGCCGTGAAGAACTTAGTGAGCTCATGGAAGCTATTTCCAACCAAGATATGGATAATTACGCTGAAGAACTGGGCGACTTGTGGCTACATTTGCTGCTTCATAGCGTCATCGCAGAAGAAAATGACGCCTTCGAACTGGCGGATGTTCTTACTAAAGCTTCAGAGAAAGCGATCTCGAGGCATCCACATGTGTTTGCATCTGATCATGACGCTGATGCAGCCACCGTATTAAGCAAATGGCAGGAACGTAAAGGTAAAAATAGCGATGACGAATCTGTCCCGCCCAACGTGTTTACCTGGGCACTTCGCCTGCAAGATGAGGCTCATCACCACGGCTTGGATTGGGAAGACCCTATGCAACTAAAAGACAAACTCGAGGAAGAGTTTGAAGAACTTCGCTGTGCTTTTGAGAGCGGACAAACCCAGAGTATGAAGGACGAAGTAGGTGACCTTCTGTTCACGGTAGTAAACCTAGCCAGACTTTTGAACGTGGACCCAGAAGATGCTCTTCTCCATAGTAGCAAGAAATTCCAGAGGCGTCTAAAGTACGTAACTGAGCATCAAGCTGAAAATGATCTAGAAACGCTGTGGGAAGAATCAAAGAATGAGGCTGGATAA
- a CDS encoding sodium-translocating pyrophosphatase: MLEFFAVAVLLLLTVILNARWILGIKVENALAAQISGHIHDGAKAFLSSEYKVMFPWIVVLFIVLALLTGYKSAIAFLAGALFSIAAGYIGMQIATLANVRTTEAARRGSGDALSVAFSAGSVMGMTVVAFGLLGLGLVVFVFGGFEKAGGIVSSFSLGASFVALFARVGGGIFTKAADVGADLVGKVEANIPEDDPRNPAVIADNVGDNVGDVAGMGADLYESYVGSIVACIVLALAEKNMVGLSFVLWAVSLGALSSWFTILLVRGISSRSHMEPANVFRMGSILVTLLAVGFVCLIPMWTGASWSYVVSTVAGMIVGIAIGFITDYYTMGAPIKEIAKASETGAATNILSGMAIAMQSTFLPVLLVGLATIVAYLSAGLFGIALAGVGMLCTLAYSLSVDAYGPVADNAGGIAEMAHFSPQVREVTDGLDALGNATAAMGKGFAIASAALTALALFAAFNSAVGIKALDVSDPKVLTGVMVGAASPFLFSSIVINAVSRTAFVIVKEVRRQFKEIPGLLSGQANPDYVVCVSISTSHALKNMVVPALLALILPLASYFLLGVEGVGGVLIGQTVSGFVMAVYMANAGGAWDNAKKLIEGGFLGGKGSEAHHAAVIGDTVGDPLKDTAGPSINILMKLSTVVSLILIPIFVQMGLPVLIDLFAK; this comes from the coding sequence GTGCTCGAGTTTTTTGCGGTTGCAGTGCTTTTGCTGCTCACGGTTATTCTTAACGCTCGCTGGATTCTGGGCATAAAAGTGGAAAACGCTTTAGCAGCACAGATAAGCGGTCACATCCACGATGGTGCAAAGGCGTTCTTGTCCAGTGAGTACAAGGTTATGTTTCCATGGATTGTTGTACTTTTTATTGTACTAGCTCTGCTCACAGGTTATAAGTCAGCCATTGCCTTCTTGGCAGGTGCTCTATTCTCCATTGCGGCGGGCTACATTGGTATGCAGATCGCTACATTGGCAAATGTACGCACCACAGAAGCTGCTAGGAGAGGCAGTGGAGATGCGCTTTCTGTTGCTTTTTCAGCTGGATCAGTCATGGGCATGACCGTAGTTGCCTTCGGTTTACTAGGGCTGGGGCTTGTGGTTTTCGTTTTTGGTGGTTTTGAAAAAGCCGGAGGCATTGTTAGTAGTTTTAGTTTGGGCGCTTCTTTTGTTGCTTTATTTGCTCGTGTGGGTGGTGGCATTTTTACTAAAGCTGCTGACGTTGGGGCTGACCTAGTAGGAAAGGTTGAGGCTAACATACCTGAAGACGACCCCCGGAATCCCGCAGTCATCGCAGATAACGTTGGTGATAATGTGGGTGATGTTGCCGGTATGGGAGCAGACTTGTACGAGTCCTATGTGGGGTCCATCGTCGCTTGCATTGTTTTGGCTTTGGCTGAGAAAAACATGGTCGGCTTAAGTTTTGTCTTGTGGGCCGTGTCTTTGGGTGCACTTTCCTCCTGGTTCACCATATTACTTGTGAGAGGCATATCCTCTCGCTCCCACATGGAGCCTGCGAACGTGTTTAGAATGGGTAGTATATTGGTGACGCTGCTGGCTGTGGGTTTTGTTTGCCTTATTCCCATGTGGACTGGTGCAAGCTGGTCATATGTTGTTTCAACGGTGGCAGGCATGATTGTGGGCATAGCCATTGGGTTTATTACAGATTACTACACCATGGGCGCGCCCATAAAGGAAATAGCTAAAGCTAGCGAGACTGGAGCAGCTACCAACATTCTTTCTGGTATGGCGATTGCCATGCAATCCACCTTTTTGCCAGTCTTGCTTGTAGGCCTAGCCACAATTGTCGCGTACCTCAGCGCAGGGCTGTTCGGTATTGCTTTAGCTGGCGTTGGTATGCTTTGCACTCTGGCGTATTCTTTGTCGGTAGATGCCTACGGTCCCGTGGCTGATAACGCTGGGGGCATAGCTGAGATGGCGCATTTTTCTCCTCAGGTGCGTGAGGTTACTGATGGTTTGGACGCTTTAGGTAATGCCACTGCTGCCATGGGGAAAGGTTTTGCTATCGCTTCAGCCGCGCTAACGGCATTGGCTCTGTTTGCTGCATTCAACAGTGCTGTGGGGATTAAGGCTTTGGATGTCTCAGACCCCAAGGTGCTCACAGGGGTCATGGTAGGAGCGGCTTCACCGTTTCTTTTCTCTTCCATTGTCATCAATGCCGTTTCCAGGACTGCTTTTGTCATCGTAAAAGAGGTCAGACGTCAGTTTAAAGAAATTCCTGGTTTGCTTTCAGGCCAAGCCAATCCAGATTATGTAGTCTGCGTGAGTATTAGTACTAGTCATGCTCTTAAAAACATGGTAGTACCTGCTCTGTTGGCACTTATTCTGCCTCTGGCTTCCTACTTCTTGCTTGGTGTTGAAGGGGTCGGTGGCGTACTTATTGGCCAAACTGTTAGTGGATTTGTGATGGCCGTTTACATGGCAAATGCAGGTGGCGCTTGGGATAACGCAAAGAAGCTTATCGAAGGTGGTTTCTTAGGTGGTAAAGGTTCTGAGGCCCACCATGCCGCAGTAATAGGTGACACGGTGGGTGATCCGCTAAAGGATACAGCTGGCCCCTCCATTAACATACTTATGAAGTTAAGCACGGTAGTGTCCCTCATCCTCATACCCATTTTTGTGCAAATGGGCTTGCCCGTGCTCATCGATCTATTTGCAAAATAA